The Solibacillus sp. FSL R7-0682 genome includes a window with the following:
- the hemG gene encoding protoporphyrinogen oxidase gives MKVTLKKRKVVIVGGGITGLTTAFYLQQKAKALDELIEIIIIEASLRLGGKIHTVRKNGFIIERGPESFFDTGSNVRNLARDLNIEHEIIQNNNGRTFIAIGNELHPIPSNILLGGSPKILSFMKSNVLSLSGKVRAAGDLFLPKLPHEADEPISAFFRRRFGKEVVENLVEPVLAGTFAGDVDHLSINSMFPQFYQLEKEYRSLLIGMKKTGKGIYALSDTPGEIHYESFVNGLEALIEALENALSEQIILKGLKVDSIENLQDNSLQIYLNDGSTIEADKVIVTTPFNMTKKIFRDSEVMQQMPYMSYATIATVTMSFKKGQMKNYTDALNFFVSRNSDLAITTCTWSSHKFNNATPEDHDMLRVYIGRVGDESIVELSDSEIEKIVLQDLEKAIGLKAKPIFTVVARWKEAMPQYTIGHEVRLATMKKQFVQEYPHVMLAGSSYEGISIPDCVKQGKEVADEVFNQLLNHKIVI, from the coding sequence ATGAAGGTGACGTTAAAAAAGAGAAAGGTTGTTATCGTTGGCGGTGGAATCACAGGCTTAACGACAGCATTCTATTTACAGCAAAAAGCGAAGGCGCTTGACGAGTTAATTGAGATCATCATTATTGAAGCGTCCCTACGTTTAGGAGGAAAAATCCATACTGTACGAAAAAATGGGTTTATCATCGAACGTGGCCCAGAATCGTTTTTTGATACAGGTAGCAATGTTCGTAATTTAGCGCGTGATTTAAACATCGAACATGAAATAATTCAAAATAATAATGGTCGAACATTCATTGCAATCGGTAACGAACTTCATCCTATTCCGAGCAATATTTTGCTCGGAGGGTCACCTAAAATCCTTTCGTTTATGAAATCGAATGTCCTTTCTTTAAGTGGTAAAGTTCGCGCGGCAGGAGATTTATTTTTACCGAAGCTTCCGCATGAAGCAGATGAACCGATTAGTGCGTTTTTCCGTCGTCGGTTCGGGAAAGAGGTTGTAGAAAATCTTGTGGAGCCTGTGTTAGCAGGTACGTTTGCAGGTGATGTCGACCATCTCAGTATAAATTCCATGTTCCCGCAGTTTTACCAGTTAGAGAAAGAATATCGTAGTCTTTTAATTGGTATGAAAAAGACGGGGAAGGGAATTTATGCCTTATCAGATACACCAGGTGAAATCCATTACGAATCCTTTGTAAATGGGTTGGAAGCTTTAATAGAGGCATTAGAAAATGCATTAAGTGAACAAATCATTTTAAAGGGGTTAAAGGTAGATTCTATTGAAAATCTGCAAGACAATTCATTACAAATATATTTGAATGATGGAAGTACGATTGAAGCTGATAAGGTTATTGTGACAACCCCGTTCAATATGACAAAAAAAATATTCCGTGATTCAGAAGTTATGCAACAAATGCCGTATATGAGCTATGCAACAATCGCGACCGTAACGATGTCATTTAAGAAAGGTCAGATGAAAAACTATACGGATGCACTTAACTTCTTCGTTTCACGCAATAGTGATTTAGCGATTACAACTTGCACGTGGAGCTCTCATAAATTTAATAATGCAACTCCAGAAGACCATGATATGCTACGTGTTTATATCGGTCGTGTAGGGGATGAATCAATTGTTGAACTATCTGACAGTGAAATTGAAAAAATTGTCTTACAAGATTTAGAGAAGGCAATTGGGCTAAAAGCTAAGCCGATCTTCACAGTTGTAGCACGGTGGAAGGAAGCAATGCCTCAATATACAATTGGTCATGAAGTACGATTGGCAACGATGAAAAAACAATTCGTTCAAGAATATCCGCATGTGATGTTAGCCGGTAGCTCTTATGAAGGTATTAGTATCCCAGATTGTGTGAAACAAGGAAAAGAAGTTGCTGATGAGGTTTTTAACCAATTACTCAATCATAAGATAGTCATTTAA
- a CDS encoding YncE family protein produces the protein MKTIRIVFLLLLIVFLTSCSHDHFEGIDPHRSFIASVNILEPSIVYYDQSAKEIATWSLNKAYTGATLVGHDAVLLFGNQLTEADLYELSSGKHMKSIQTGLGVTNAYFDDQTDTIFMTNSKTNELSSYTKNGELNKSVPLGNYPMAMIAYDGKLYVINYKDTILSIISTTTLQRIDEWQIPKSSNGLFVSKETNELWIGGHGEGSKPNDAVNVYDLTTGEKINEIPMPLMPVAFSQKDGEVAVVSHGTNMLYVAKLNGDIMSKQEIAANPFAVAHFKDQLVIAGYDDHTLYFIQNNQILHHVETGNGPFQLLVREG, from the coding sequence ATGAAAACAATTCGAATCGTTTTTTTGTTGCTACTAATCGTTTTTCTAACCAGCTGCTCACATGATCACTTTGAGGGAATCGATCCTCATCGGTCGTTTATTGCATCTGTAAATATATTAGAGCCATCTATTGTCTATTATGACCAATCAGCAAAAGAAATAGCTACGTGGTCATTAAATAAAGCTTACACAGGAGCTACACTTGTTGGTCATGATGCAGTTCTATTATTTGGGAATCAATTAACAGAAGCGGATTTATATGAGTTATCTTCTGGGAAACATATGAAATCAATTCAAACCGGTTTAGGTGTGACAAATGCTTACTTCGATGACCAAACGGATACTATATTTATGACTAATAGTAAAACGAATGAGCTCTCATCCTATACAAAGAATGGAGAGCTAAACAAAAGTGTGCCATTAGGTAATTATCCGATGGCGATGATTGCTTATGATGGGAAACTATACGTCATTAATTATAAAGATACAATCCTTTCGATTATTTCAACGACTACATTACAACGTATCGATGAATGGCAGATTCCTAAATCCTCCAATGGTTTATTTGTATCAAAAGAGACAAATGAGTTGTGGATTGGTGGTCATGGAGAAGGAAGTAAGCCGAACGATGCAGTGAACGTATATGACCTTACAACAGGGGAAAAGATAAATGAAATTCCGATGCCTTTAATGCCAGTAGCTTTTTCACAAAAGGACGGTGAAGTAGCGGTTGTAAGTCATGGAACGAATATGCTGTATGTTGCTAAATTAAATGGGGACATTATGAGCAAGCAAGAAATTGCTGCGAATCCATTTGCAGTAGCACATTTTAAGGACCAACTTGTCATAGCAGGTTACGATGATCATACACTTTACTTTATTCAAAACAATCAAATTTTACATCATGTTGAAACCGGCAA